The following coding sequences are from one Streptomyces dengpaensis window:
- a CDS encoding CaiB/BaiF CoA transferase family protein codes for MTGPLDGVRVLDVSQVMAGAYCAALLADLGADVIKVERPTGDELRGWGADFPGGQSPAYMAVNRNKRGIALDLRDKRGADALRRLSEGADVLVENFRPGAMQRLGCDYPSLATRNPALVYCSISGFGQDGPLAGRGGYDLIAQGMSGIMSVTGEPGGELVKAGVPICDLAAGTLAANGVLAAYVHRLRTGEGQYVDTSLLEAGISLMVWESAVLFATGQVAGPLGSQMRLAAPYEAFRTADGWLTVGTPNQRMWEHLVKALEWPGLGADPRFADPMSRLANRPSLTKELRKKFLEQSTEHWMDVLLPHGIPAGPVYDIGQVYSDPQVRARRMLVEVEHPTAGTVKHIGVPVKLSHTPAAIRRPAPLLGEHTTNVLTEAGFSPSEIEALLAAGVAKEEK; via the coding sequence ATGACGGGTCCCCTCGACGGCGTGAGAGTTCTGGACGTCAGCCAAGTGATGGCTGGCGCCTACTGCGCGGCGCTCCTCGCCGACTTGGGCGCCGACGTGATCAAAGTCGAGCGTCCGACCGGCGACGAACTGCGTGGCTGGGGAGCCGATTTCCCTGGCGGCCAGTCGCCGGCGTACATGGCGGTGAACCGGAACAAGCGCGGGATCGCCCTGGACTTGCGGGACAAGCGGGGTGCCGACGCACTGCGCAGGCTCAGCGAGGGAGCTGATGTCCTCGTCGAGAACTTCAGGCCCGGGGCCATGCAGCGGCTCGGCTGCGACTATCCGAGCCTCGCCACACGGAACCCCGCACTGGTCTACTGCTCGATCTCGGGATTCGGCCAAGACGGCCCGCTGGCCGGCCGAGGCGGGTACGACCTCATCGCCCAGGGCATGTCCGGGATCATGAGCGTCACCGGGGAGCCCGGCGGCGAGCTGGTCAAGGCGGGCGTGCCGATCTGCGACCTTGCCGCGGGGACCCTGGCCGCCAACGGTGTGCTCGCCGCCTATGTCCACCGTCTGCGCACCGGCGAGGGGCAGTACGTGGACACCTCACTACTGGAGGCCGGCATCTCCCTGATGGTGTGGGAGAGCGCTGTCCTGTTCGCCACCGGACAAGTAGCCGGCCCGCTCGGTTCGCAGATGCGGCTCGCGGCCCCCTACGAGGCGTTCCGGACCGCCGACGGCTGGCTGACCGTCGGCACACCCAATCAGCGGATGTGGGAACACCTCGTGAAGGCCCTCGAATGGCCGGGGCTGGGGGCGGACCCGCGATTTGCCGACCCGATGTCCCGCCTGGCCAACCGCCCGTCGCTGACGAAGGAACTGCGGAAGAAGTTCCTGGAGCAATCCACCGAGCACTGGATGGACGTCCTCCTGCCACACGGCATTCCCGCCGGACCCGTGTACGACATCGGTCAGGTCTACTCCGATCCCCAGGTCCGGGCCAGGCGGATGCTCGTCGAGGTCGAACACCCCACGGCGGGGACGGTCAAGCACATCGGAGTGCCCGTCAAGCTCTCCCACACTCCGGCAGCCATCCGCCGTCCGGCCCCGCTGCTGGGCGAGCACACCACCAATGTGCTGACCGAGGCGGGCTTCAGCCCGTCCGAGATCGAGGCCCTGCTCGCCGCGGGCGTGGCCAAGGAGGAGAAGTGA
- a CDS encoding bile acid:sodium symporter family protein, producing the protein MVLPLALAVIMLGLGLSLTFADFARVISVPRAVGTALACQLVLMPALCLALLALTGADTDTAVGMLLLAASPGGTLAAVYSHFARGDIALNITLTAVNSLLAVVTLPLVMWGVTRHYLGHAHNIGLQPHGVLTLIATVVLPVALGMTLRRLRPGLAQSLKRAVRIVALVVLLVVVVGAILHNSRELGRSLSSILPLTAAFSVLNLVIGYWVPRLVRVERPQAVASSMEIGIHNGALAVAIALSPALLNMPAAAVAPAIYIPVSLLTAAVAVLLLARRTCSLPMVESVTST; encoded by the coding sequence GTGGTGTTGCCGCTCGCCCTGGCGGTGATCATGCTCGGCCTGGGACTGTCCCTCACCTTCGCGGACTTCGCCCGCGTGATCAGCGTGCCGCGCGCAGTGGGCACGGCACTGGCCTGCCAACTGGTATTGATGCCCGCGCTGTGCCTGGCCCTGCTTGCACTGACCGGCGCGGACACCGACACCGCTGTCGGGATGCTCCTCCTGGCCGCATCGCCCGGCGGAACGCTCGCGGCCGTCTACAGCCACTTCGCCCGCGGTGACATCGCGTTGAACATCACCCTCACCGCGGTCAACTCGCTGCTCGCCGTGGTCACGCTGCCGCTCGTCATGTGGGGCGTGACCCGCCACTACCTCGGCCACGCCCACAACATCGGCCTGCAACCGCACGGCGTCCTCACGCTGATCGCCACCGTCGTACTGCCCGTCGCCCTGGGTATGACGCTACGGCGCCTTCGCCCGGGCCTGGCGCAGTCCCTCAAGCGTGCCGTACGGATCGTCGCGCTTGTCGTGTTGTTGGTGGTCGTCGTGGGTGCGATCCTGCACAACTCCCGCGAGCTCGGCCGGTCCTTGAGCTCCATCCTTCCGCTCACGGCGGCGTTCAGCGTCCTGAACCTGGTCATCGGCTACTGGGTGCCCCGTCTCGTCCGCGTCGAGCGGCCCCAAGCCGTCGCCTCGTCGATGGAGATCGGCATCCACAACGGTGCCCTCGCCGTCGCCATCGCGCTCAGCCCCGCGTTGCTGAATATGCCGGCTGCCGCAGTGGCACCCGCCATCTACATCCCGGTCTCCCTCCTCACCGCGGCGGTGGCCGTCCTCCTGCTCGCCCGGCGGACCTGCTCACTCCCCATGGTGGAGTCGGTGACTAGCACCTGA
- a CDS encoding transglutaminase domain-containing protein, with protein sequence MLTGTLSAPAWSAPTPSPPQGGWQKWSAALEAAATGDRRGLAPAYDEVRGLLAAQKQTATPAARRRIGGIENSLSSGYRRLNESGSSQGLANNAAALLKQPPKAPHSTARRPLPSVRVSRTGDTPSLPSNAPAGADVGQESVTSSAEIKKLAADLKSPSSIYSWVRKNTVSVPVWGVAQGAGGCLQTRVCSPHDTSLLLSSLLRARGVETRYERGVVQMKVKQFRQAMGDFTDVDAAVQFAASLGTPVSVETDAANKPVAVNVGHIWVQAYIRPRDGNGADRTAQYGQSDNPPAKPRWVRLDASLKPLKFIKPVNLAKVTGATPAAFKQLAADLVDTDPDYPAVTGVDAAKLEAVQVQWRQKLSAKLQEMVRDRATVGDAFGGMVAAVPSQSTAMGPPGHITKVVSSTADIPAGDYHFVRLTVADQTTVTVPTYRMATQRLTIAYVSASAADAETINDNGGLAKVPPYLVDLRPVMYLNGNKQATGGPVTMGQYQQVAVSLSDPAGGVRTYTHSIAAGTYANVGISTGSETGHTLAGREAGFKSTYQRLNDGADVDFENVIGAVLDGHAQQYYLSVDAFNASISNQRNVRMASPPRELLMMFMPAFQYSGDTAISTLGVGMLMDAQGMVYSSVSRSGNTQAAVDTMLQSGLMGSQLESAIFEATEETRSVSTVELHGQALAQQIPLAALNPALADTVSAKLNLSQVDRDLIASAARNGSAVIATTSPVTYLRWTGSAWATLDPRTGATGSLIHGGLFGGGTADLNSVQMAPWGSAASTLLEATDEAIKSTGGRSRALAAIPGVNKALAGLIAYDRGVAVYNSTGSGLYAALVAADSLLVSQLVGAAQIGLVGLAVTATAGSGGAATALAAAGLVAGVIALDKLGDVHTNAVIEAVNALPRPPAPF encoded by the coding sequence ATGCTCACGGGAACGCTGAGCGCCCCCGCGTGGAGCGCGCCGACGCCGTCCCCGCCCCAGGGAGGGTGGCAGAAGTGGTCAGCAGCGCTGGAGGCGGCGGCGACCGGCGACCGGCGTGGCCTAGCACCTGCCTACGATGAGGTCCGAGGGCTGCTCGCGGCGCAGAAACAGACCGCGACCCCGGCCGCGCGCCGACGGATCGGGGGCATCGAGAACTCACTGTCGTCGGGCTACAGGCGTCTGAACGAGAGCGGCTCGTCCCAGGGGCTGGCCAACAATGCCGCGGCCCTGTTGAAGCAGCCGCCGAAGGCCCCACACTCCACGGCCCGACGGCCGCTGCCCTCCGTGCGCGTGTCCCGGACGGGTGACACACCGAGCCTGCCGAGCAACGCCCCCGCAGGAGCGGACGTGGGCCAGGAGTCGGTCACCTCCTCCGCCGAGATCAAGAAACTGGCGGCCGACCTCAAGTCCCCTTCCAGCATCTACTCGTGGGTGCGCAAGAACACCGTCAGCGTCCCGGTTTGGGGCGTCGCCCAGGGCGCCGGCGGTTGCCTGCAGACGAGGGTCTGCTCCCCGCACGACACGTCTTTGCTGCTGTCGTCGCTCCTTCGGGCCCGCGGGGTCGAGACCCGCTACGAGCGCGGCGTCGTCCAGATGAAGGTCAAACAGTTCCGGCAGGCGATGGGCGACTTCACCGATGTGGACGCCGCGGTGCAGTTCGCCGCGTCGCTGGGAACGCCCGTCAGCGTGGAAACCGACGCTGCGAACAAACCGGTGGCGGTCAATGTCGGGCACATCTGGGTTCAGGCCTATATCCGGCCCCGCGACGGCAATGGAGCCGATCGCACCGCGCAGTATGGGCAGAGTGACAATCCCCCCGCGAAACCGCGCTGGGTCCGTCTCGACGCCTCGCTGAAGCCGCTGAAGTTCATCAAACCGGTGAACCTCGCCAAGGTCACCGGCGCGACGCCGGCCGCGTTCAAGCAGCTCGCCGCGGACCTGGTCGACACCGACCCCGACTATCCGGCCGTCACCGGAGTGGACGCCGCCAAGCTGGAGGCCGTGCAGGTCCAGTGGCGCCAGAAGCTGTCGGCCAAGCTCCAGGAGATGGTGCGCGATAGGGCGACCGTCGGCGACGCCTTCGGCGGGATGGTCGCGGCGGTGCCCTCTCAGTCAACAGCCATGGGCCCGCCCGGGCATATCACCAAGGTGGTGTCCAGTACGGCTGATATCCCCGCTGGGGACTATCACTTCGTCCGGCTCACTGTCGCGGATCAGACCACGGTCACCGTGCCGACCTACCGGATGGCCACCCAGCGCCTGACGATTGCCTACGTGTCGGCATCAGCGGCCGACGCCGAGACCATCAACGACAACGGTGGCCTGGCCAAGGTTCCCCCCTACCTGGTGGACCTGCGCCCGGTGATGTACCTCAACGGCAACAAGCAGGCCACCGGTGGCCCGGTCACCATGGGCCAGTACCAGCAGGTCGCGGTGTCACTCTCCGACCCGGCGGGAGGCGTCCGCACCTACACCCATAGCATCGCGGCAGGCACCTACGCCAACGTCGGCATCAGCACCGGCAGCGAGACAGGGCACACTCTCGCCGGTCGCGAGGCCGGCTTCAAGAGCACCTACCAGCGGCTGAACGACGGCGCCGACGTGGATTTCGAGAACGTCATCGGCGCGGTCCTGGACGGACACGCACAGCAGTACTACCTGTCGGTCGACGCCTTCAACGCGTCCATCAGCAACCAGCGCAACGTCCGGATGGCCAGCCCGCCTCGCGAGCTGCTGATGATGTTCATGCCCGCCTTCCAGTATTCGGGCGACACGGCGATCTCCACTCTTGGCGTCGGCATGCTCATGGACGCCCAGGGGATGGTGTACTCCTCGGTGTCCCGGTCGGGGAACACCCAGGCGGCCGTGGACACCATGCTGCAGTCCGGGCTGATGGGTTCCCAGCTGGAAAGCGCCATTTTCGAGGCGACCGAGGAGACCCGGTCGGTCTCCACCGTCGAATTGCACGGCCAAGCCCTGGCCCAGCAGATCCCCTTGGCCGCGTTGAACCCCGCCCTCGCGGACACCGTCAGCGCCAAGCTGAATCTCAGCCAGGTCGACCGCGACCTCATCGCGTCGGCGGCACGCAACGGCTCCGCCGTCATCGCCACCACCTCCCCCGTTACCTACCTCCGGTGGACAGGCTCGGCATGGGCCACCCTCGATCCCCGCACCGGAGCGACCGGCAGCCTCATCCACGGGGGCCTGTTCGGCGGCGGCACCGCCGATCTCAACAGCGTGCAGATGGCGCCCTGGGGCAGCGCCGCCTCGACGTTGCTCGAGGCGACCGACGAGGCCATCAAGTCGACCGGCGGGCGCTCAAGGGCCCTGGCCGCGATCCCCGGCGTCAACAAGGCCCTCGCAGGCCTCATCGCATATGACCGCGGTGTCGCCGTCTACAACTCCACCGGCAGCGGGCTGTACGCAGCATTGGTCGCGGCGGACTCCCTCCTGGTCTCCCAACTCGTAGGCGCGGCGCAAATTGGGCTCGTCGGCCTCGCCGTCACGGCAACGGCCGGGTCCGGCGGCGCGGCCACCGCCCTCGCCGCCGCCGGTCTCGTCGCCGGCGTGATCGCCCTCGACAAACTCGGAGACGTGCACACCAACGCCGTCATCGAGGCCGTTAACGCACTTCCTCGGCCTCCGGCCCCCTTCTGA
- a CDS encoding enoyl-CoA hydratase/isomerase family protein — protein sequence MSAVQLRHHTPHVVVITLSNPPVNTLSWESRAHLKTAIDRLEKDQEVRAVVLTGAGGVFTAGADLVQDQRMSRTELPDFVGDFERIVDGLERFRAPVIAAVNGPAVGGGLELALACDIRVASSEASFVAAGVNVGLMANFWRLARIVGLGPAKEILLTGERYGAERAAAWGLVTEVCSPEALMHVALAKAERIATRAPLSVEATKRCVNDALEMNRDEAHRRQVDELSELFLKNDHKEALRAFFAKSFGEYHRH from the coding sequence GTGAGCGCAGTCCAGCTGCGGCACCACACCCCGCACGTCGTGGTGATCACACTGAGCAACCCGCCCGTCAACACCCTCTCCTGGGAGAGCCGGGCCCACCTGAAGACAGCCATCGACCGGCTGGAGAAGGACCAAGAGGTTCGTGCCGTCGTCCTCACCGGAGCCGGAGGCGTGTTCACCGCCGGCGCAGACCTGGTCCAGGACCAGCGAATGAGCCGAACCGAACTGCCGGACTTCGTAGGGGACTTCGAGCGGATCGTCGACGGCCTGGAGAGGTTCCGTGCCCCGGTGATCGCCGCGGTCAACGGGCCTGCCGTCGGCGGCGGGCTCGAGCTGGCCCTGGCCTGCGACATCCGCGTCGCATCGAGCGAGGCGTCCTTCGTCGCGGCCGGGGTCAACGTGGGCCTCATGGCCAACTTCTGGCGCCTGGCCAGGATCGTGGGACTCGGTCCCGCCAAGGAGATCCTCCTCACCGGCGAACGCTACGGAGCCGAGCGGGCCGCGGCCTGGGGACTGGTCACCGAGGTGTGCTCACCCGAGGCGCTCATGCACGTAGCGCTGGCGAAGGCGGAGCGGATCGCGACTCGCGCCCCCCTGTCCGTCGAGGCCACCAAGCGCTGCGTGAACGACGCCCTGGAGATGAACCGGGACGAGGCGCACCGGCGGCAGGTCGACGAACTGTCCGAGTTGTTCCTGAAGAACGACCACAAGGAGGCACTGCGTGCCTTCTTCGCCAAATCGTTCGGCGAATACCACCGGCACTGA